A stretch of Aedes aegypti strain LVP_AGWG chromosome 2, AaegL5.0 Primary Assembly, whole genome shotgun sequence DNA encodes these proteins:
- the LOC5568738 gene encoding ctenidin-3, with protein sequence MFKTSVVAIALLGAALAYEHHGFVSEVKHIPYKWYGGMQGGMGGGMGGGMEMGGGMEGGIGGGMEGGFGGGMIGGGMGGGWKEGGEDYYSYPKYKFEYGVKDIHTGDHKSQWEMRDGDVVKGEYTLDEADGSKRIVEYYADGKNGFEAKVKNIGGGGMGGGMGGGMGGGMGGGMGGGFEGGYHGMGYSYSKLKKYN encoded by the exons atgttcaaaacatctGTGGTGGCAATCGCCCTTCTGGGTGCTGCTTTGGCTTACGAGCATCATGGATTTGTTAGTGAAGTGAAGCATATCCCGTACAAGTGGTACGGTGGTATGCAGGGAGGAATGGGCGGCGGTATGGGAGGAGGCATGGAAATGGGTGGTGGAATGGAAGGAGGAATTGGAGGCGGAATGGAAGGCGGATTTGGCGGCGGTATGATCGGCGGTGGAATG GGAGGAGGATGGAAGGAAGGTGGTGAGGACTACTACTCGTATCCGAAGTACAAGTTCGAATATGGAGTGAAGGACATCCACACCGGTGATCACAAGAGCCAATGGGAGATGCGCGATGGAGATGTCGTCAAGGGAGAATACACCCTGGATGAAGCTGATGGATCGAAGCGAATTGTTGAATACTACGCTGACGGAAAGAACGGTTTCGAAGCCAAGGTGAAGAACATCGGCGGAGGTGGCATGGGAGGTGGTATGGGAGGAGGAATGGGAGGAGGAATGGGAGGAGGTATGGGAGGTGGATTCGAAGGTGGCTACCACGGAATGGGATACAGTTACAGCAAGCTGAAGAAGTACAACTAA